CCTGCCGCATGTCCCCGCCGCCCTGGTCCGGGCTGGCCTTTCACGGTCCCTACGACGGCCATCTCAAGGAACTGGTGCACCGTCACAAGTTCGGCCACGAGCTCGGCCTGGGCCGCCTGCTGTCCTTTCTGACCCGCCAGGCCTGGGAGTTGCGGGGGATGGGCCGGCCGGACGTGATCGTCCCCGTGCCCATGCTGCCGGGCCATGTGTTGCGCCGCGGATTCAACCAGAGCGCGGAGCTGGCCCGGATGCTGGGCCGGGCCATGGCCCTGCGGCCGCTGACGCACGCCCTGGTCAAGACCCGTGAGACGCGCACCCAGTCGAGCCTGGGGCGCGCCGCCCGTCGCGGCAACGTCGCCGGAGCCTTCGCCGCCTCTCCCGAGGTGCGGGGCCGGCATGTCCTCATCGTCGATGACGTCATGACCACCGGGGCCACGATGACGGCCTGCGCCCGCGCCTGTCTCGATGCCGGCGCCGCGAAGGTGGATGTCTTCGTCCTGGCCAGGGCCCTATGAAGAGCGTTCTCACCCTCCGCTGGAGGCATCCCGATCAGAAGCGTCTGCTGGTCATGCTGGTCTGTCTGGTGGTTGGGACCGTCGGGCTGATGGGCATCGAGGTGTACCGTTTTTTGAGCATCGACGAGCACCAGCAGCAGCTGCGTATCGACCAGCGCCATCTGGAGCTGGTGCAGAGCCTGCGTTTCGACCTCGGGGCCGCCCGCCTGGCCCTTTCCAGGCTGCCCGGGGAGAGTGACCCCTCCGTGGCCAAGGGCCTTTCGGTCGAGGCGGACAGGCGGCTCTTGCGGGCCAAGGGACTGCTGGTCCTGATGCACCAGGGCGGGGCGCTGCGCGTGAAAGGGGAGAGCGCCGGGGCCGTCCCCATTTCCCTGCCTGAACCCATGCCGCCCGAGTTCCTGGCAACGGCAGCGCCTCTCGTGCCCATGGTCCAGGGGATTCTGGACGCGAGCACGAATCTGACGGCGAGAACTGCAACGTCGGCAACGTTCGACCCGGTGACAGCGGTGCGGGTGGAGAGCCTTTTCATTCAGGCCGATGCGACGGCGCAGGCCGTTGCGCAGCGTATTGCCGAGAGCATCTCGGGACACATCGACGACCATCAGACGCGGGCCAACCGCGCGCTGGTGGGCCGCCTCGCGGTGGGGGCGCTGTTGCTGGCGGTCATGAGCGGACTGTGCCTGCGCAGCATGGCCGCAGTGGGTGGGCTTCTGGAGGAGCGGGTCCGGGACGCCGAGGCCGTAGTCGAGGCCAACGCCGGCATGGAGCGGATTCTGGAGGCCCTGCCCGTGGGCATAGCCATCCTCGGCCAGGACCGCACCATCCGTCGCGTGAACCTCGCCGCCACCAACCTCCTCGACATCGAGCCCGGCTGGTTCTTCGAGCGCCGCATACCCTGGGACATGTTCTGCGAGGAGACGGAGACGTCCGAAAACGGCCCCCGGGTCGAATTCGAGCACGAGGTGCGCATGCACGCCATGCAAGGGCGGACCCTCGACGTCATCAAGAGCTCCATCCCCGTCATCCTCAAGGGCGAGACGCTCATCCTCGAGGTCTTCATGGACGTGACCCAGCGCAAGCAGGCCGAAAACGCCCTGCTGCAGGAGAAGTCGCGCCTGGAATCCCTGCTGGCCGGCATCGACGAAGGCGTGGCCCTGAGCGACGAGGATGGGTCGGTGATCGAGGTCAACGCGAGCCTCTGCCGCATCCTTGGCCTGGACAGGCAACGGCTGCTCGGGGCCAAGGTCTGGGACCTTTTCCCCGGAGGCGTTCTCGGGGACGAGCTCGACGAGGGCCTGCGCAGTCTCAGGCATGACCCGCGGACCCGATTGCGCGAGATCCAGCTCGAATCCTTCCGCGACATGGCCCTGGTGGTGCGCATGCAGCCCGTGCTGGGCAAGGACGCCTTCGGCGGCATGATCGTCAGCGTCATCGAGGTCACGGAGATCGTCGACGCCCGGCGCAGGGCCGAGGCCGCCTCCCAGGCCAAGAGCATGTTCCTGGCCAACATGAGCCACGAGATCCGCACGCCCATGAACGCCATCGTCGGCCACGGCGAGCTGCTCTCCCACACCGCCCTGGACCCGGGGCAGGCCGAATGCGTGCAGAGCATCCGGGTCTGCGCCGAAAGCCTGCTGGTCATCATCAACGACATCCTCGACTTCTCCAAGATCGAGGCCGGCATGATGCGCATCGTGCCCGAGGACGTGGACCTCGCGGCCATGCTCGAACGCCTGCGGACCATGTTCGGCGAGCAGGCCCACCAGAAGGGCCTGGTACTGCGGTTGACCACGACGGGGCTGCCCGCGACGGTGCGTACGGACCAGGGGCGGCTCGTGCAGGTTCTGGTCAATCTCGTCGGCAACGCCGTCAAGTTCACCGAGAGGGGCAGCGTGGAGATCACGGTCAGCGCCGAACCGGTGCGGGGCGGCCGGGCCAGCGTGCATTTTTTCGTGCGCGACACGGGCATCGGGATTTCTGCCGACCGCCAGAAGGACATCTTCACGTCCTTCGAACAGGTCGACGGCTCCCTGACCCGGCAGTACGGAGGAACGGGCCTGGGGCTGACCATCGCCAACAACCTGGTCCGCCTGCTCGGCGGCGCCGGCATCTCCGTGCACAGCCTCCCCGGTCAGGGCAGCACGTTCTCCTTTGTCCTGCCTTTGGACGTCCCGGCCATCGTCATGCCGCGCGTGCAGGGGCTGCCGCAGGACGTGGCCGGGGAAGGGGTCTACGTCGAAGTCCGTGTGATGGCCGTGGAGGACAACGCATTCAACCGCAGTTTGCTCAAGAAGATGCTCGGCACCCTCGGCGTGACAAGGGTGACCATGGCCGAGAACGGGCAGGAGGCCGTGGACGCGCTGGCCGGGGGGCAGGTCTTCGACATCATTCTCATGGACATCCAGATGCCGGTTCTGGACGGACTGGACGCCACGCGGGCCATCCGGGCAATGGGCCAGGAGGTGCCGATCATCGCCCTGACGGCCCACGTCCTGGAGTCGGACCAGCAGAAGAGCCGGGAGGCAGGCATGAACGGACATCTGCCCAAGCCCTACAGCCTGAAGGACCTGCGGGACACGCTGGCGAAGTGGTGCGGGTGAGGCAGTCGTCAGATTTCGGTTGACGGACTCTTGGTTTCGTTTTATGTGCATCCTCCCTCTCGACGGCTGCTCTGCTCCGGGCGGCCTTGTAGCGTTATGAAAGTCTTGACGGGGTTCCCCGGAAAAGGTAGCCACGTCGTTCAATATTTTGGAGGTCGCAAGATGTTTGCAATCGTAGAAACTGGCGGAAAGCAGTTCCGTGTTGAAGAAGGCCGCAGCCTGAGGGTCGCCAAGCTTGATGCGCAGGCCGGTTCGGAGATCACTCTGGACAAAATCCTGCTGGTCGGGACCGGCGCCGACGTGAAGATCGGTCAGCCCTTCGTCGACGGCGCTGCCGTGACGTGTGAGGTGGTCGAGCACGGTCGTGACAAGAAGATCATCATTTTCAAGAAGAAACGCCGCAAGGATTATCGTAGAACACAGGGCCACCGTCAGGATTTCACCACCCTGAAGGTGAAGTCCATTCAGGCCTAGTGTCGTCGGGAGGAAAACATGGCTCATAAAAAAGCAGGTGGTAGTTCACGCAACGGACGCGACAGTGCCGGTCAGCGGCTCGGCGTGAAGAAGTTCGGTGGCCAGGCTGTCCTGGCGGGCAACATCCTCGTGCGTCAGCACGGCACCAAGGTCCATCCCGGCGTCAACGTCGGTGTTGGCAAGGATTTTACGCTGTTCGCCCTGATTGACGGGGTCGTGAAGTTTGAAAAATACACCCGCAAGAACAAGGTCCGGACCAGGGTCAATATCGTTCCCGCCGTCTAGACATTGTCGCTGCGACGATTTTTCAAGCCGCTTCAAGAGGGTGCTCTTGGGCGGCTTTTTTTGCTGTCCGGGTCGATCCCGGGCCGGGAGATCACATGAGATTCGTTGACGAGGCCAAGATCATTATCCGTTCCGGCAGCGGAGGCCAGGGCTCCGTGTCGTTCCGCCGGGAGAAATATGTGCCCCGCGGGGGCCCCGACGGAGGGGACGGGGGCAAGGGCGGCGACGTCGTGTTCCGCGCCGTGGGCAACCTGCTGACCCTCTACGACTATCGCCACGCGCCCATCCAGGAGGCCGAAAGCGGCCGGCCCGGGTCCGGGCGGCTCTGCTATGGCCGGGCCGGGGTGGACAAGGTCATCGAGGTGCCCGTGGGCACCCAGGTTTTCGAGGAGACGGATGACGGCGAAGTCCTCATCGCCGACCTGACCAGGGACGGCCAGGAGATTGTCGTGGCCGAAGGCGGGCGCGGGGGCAAGGGCAACGCCCACTTCAAGTCCTCGACCATGCAGGTGCCGCGTTTCGCCCAGCCCGGCGAGCCGGGCGTGGAGAAGTACATCCGCCTGGAGCTCAAGGTCTTCGCCGATGTGGGTCTGCTGGGCCTGCCCAACGCGGGCAAGTCCACGTTCATCTCGCGCATTTCCGCGGCCAGGCCAAAGATCGCGGCTTACCCCTTCACCACCCTGGCGCCCAACCTGGGCGTGGTCATCGACGAGAACGACCGCAAGCTGGTCGTGGCCGACATCCCCGGCCTCATCGAGGGCGCGCACACGGGCCTGGGCCTGGGGCACACCTTTTTGCGGCACGTGGAGCGCTCGCGCTTCCTGGTGCATATTCTGAGCATCGAGGACGTGAACCCCGAAGACCCCCTGGCCGGCTTTCATATCCTCGACGACGAACTGCGCCTGTTCGACCCGGAGCTGGCCGAGAAGCCCCAGATGCGCGTCATCAACAAGATCGATCTGGTCGACGCCGAGCGTCTGGCCGAGGTGCGGGCGGCCTTTGACCGCCTGGGCCTTCAGGTGTACTTCATGTCGGCGTTGAACGAGATCGGCGTCGACGAGGTGCTTGCGGCCATGTGGGCGCTGCATCTCGCGACCGTGAAGGACGGGGGCGAAACCGAAGATGGAACAGTCGACTGATTGGCGCGTCCAGCGCCGCAGGATTCTGGAGAAGGCCAGGCGCGTGGTCGTCAAGGTGGGCAGCGCTGTGCTGACCACGGACAAGGGCCTTGACGAGCGGGTGGTCAACCGTCTGGCCGACCAGATCGCGGGCCTGCACGACCGTGGCCTGGAGATCGTCCTCGTGACCTCCGGCGCCGTGGCCGCGGGCCGCTGCGTGCTCGGCGCGGACCGAGCCGCCGGGTGCATGGTGCACAAGCAGGCGGCCTCGGCCGTGGGCCAGAGCCGCCTCATGCACAGCTACGACGAGGCCTTCGCCCGCTACGAGAAGGTCACGGCCCAGGTCCTCTTGACCAAGGACGATCTGCGCAGCCGCGAGCGCTTCCTGAACGCCCGCAACACCATGACGCGCCTGCTGGACTGGAAGGTCATCCCCATCGTCAACGAGAACGACACCGTGGCCGTGCAGGAACTCAAGTTCGGCGACAACGACGCCCTGTCCTCCATGGTAGCCAACCTCGTCGGCGCAGACGTCATCGTCAACCTGACCTCGGCCGACGGCGTCTTCGACGATAACCCTCTGGAAAACCCAGAAGCGGCCTTCGTGCCCTGCATCGAGAACATCGCCGAGCTGAACCTGCAGTCCATGTGCCGGGGCAAGACCGGGGCCGGGACGGGCGGGATGCTCAGCAAGCTCATGGCCGCCCGCCGCGCGGCCAGCATCGGCGTGCCGACCCTCATCGTTTCGGGGAAGCAGAAATTCGTGCTGGAGCGCGTCTTCAACCTGGAGGAGATCGGCACGTGGGTCGCGCCGACCCAGAAGATGCTCTCGGGCCGCAAGTTCTGGCTGGCCTACCACCTTGACCCGGCCGGGACCATCGTGGTCGACGACGGTGCCGCCCGCGCCCTGACGTCCAAGGGCAAGAGTCTGCTGGCCGCCGGGGTGAAGGATGTCGAGGGCAACTTCGGCATGGGCGCGCTGGTGCGCATCGCCGGACTGGACGGCGCCACCGTCGGCGTGGGCCTGACGAACTTCAAGGCCGCGGAGCTGCGCAAGATCCAGGGCCTGAGCAGCGCCGAGATCGAGAAGGTCCTGGGGCCGTGTCCCCACCAGGAGGTCGTGCACCGGGACAACCTGGTGCTGGACAGTTCGCTCTGAAGAATTCGGGTTGACGCTGCCGCGCTGCGGGATGGAAGGCTTCTGCATTTTCATGCACGAAGCCTTTTTTTGCGCCCGCGCACGCCGAAATTCCCGCGGTCCGTGACGGTCCGTGTCTGTCCCAATGTTCCGGCTTCCAGCGCCGTTTTTTTGCATGTCGAAAGGGATTGCGCGGCAAGAATTGTCTTGATTCTCCCCCTGCCAAGGGGGAGTACCCGAAGGGGGAGGGGGTATTCCCCCTGAACCGACGGGTCAGGTCAGAGCAAGAGGCAACCACCCCGCCCTTCGGGCACCCCTCCTTGGCAGGAGGGGAGTTGGAGCGGCAACTGTCGGATCTGTATGCTTTGTGCGTTCGCGACCTTGGATGAGTTTTGGCGGGCCGATTCTCGGTCGCAAACGGCTTGAGGTTACCCCTCATGCCGTGGAAAATTTGCTGAGCGTGACTCACACAACTTTTTGGGCGGCCTGTCAGGGTCTGTAAAGGTGAAAAACGAAGAGCCGCCCCGAGCGCAGGGTCACGGTGGCGGTGGTTTCGGTGAAGATGTTGCTCATGCCCCAACTGGTGCCGAAG
This genomic interval from Desulfomicrobium escambiense DSM 10707 contains the following:
- the rpmA gene encoding 50S ribosomal protein L27, with translation MAHKKAGGSSRNGRDSAGQRLGVKKFGGQAVLAGNILVRQHGTKVHPGVNVGVGKDFTLFALIDGVVKFEKYTRKNKVRTRVNIVPAV
- the obgE gene encoding GTPase ObgE is translated as MRFVDEAKIIIRSGSGGQGSVSFRREKYVPRGGPDGGDGGKGGDVVFRAVGNLLTLYDYRHAPIQEAESGRPGSGRLCYGRAGVDKVIEVPVGTQVFEETDDGEVLIADLTRDGQEIVVAEGGRGGKGNAHFKSSTMQVPRFAQPGEPGVEKYIRLELKVFADVGLLGLPNAGKSTFISRISAARPKIAAYPFTTLAPNLGVVIDENDRKLVVADIPGLIEGAHTGLGLGHTFLRHVERSRFLVHILSIEDVNPEDPLAGFHILDDELRLFDPELAEKPQMRVINKIDLVDAERLAEVRAAFDRLGLQVYFMSALNEIGVDEVLAAMWALHLATVKDGGETEDGTVD
- the proB gene encoding glutamate 5-kinase; its protein translation is MEQSTDWRVQRRRILEKARRVVVKVGSAVLTTDKGLDERVVNRLADQIAGLHDRGLEIVLVTSGAVAAGRCVLGADRAAGCMVHKQAASAVGQSRLMHSYDEAFARYEKVTAQVLLTKDDLRSRERFLNARNTMTRLLDWKVIPIVNENDTVAVQELKFGDNDALSSMVANLVGADVIVNLTSADGVFDDNPLENPEAAFVPCIENIAELNLQSMCRGKTGAGTGGMLSKLMAARRAASIGVPTLIVSGKQKFVLERVFNLEEIGTWVAPTQKMLSGRKFWLAYHLDPAGTIVVDDGAARALTSKGKSLLAAGVKDVEGNFGMGALVRIAGLDGATVGVGLTNFKAAELRKIQGLSSAEIEKVLGPCPHQEVVHRDNLVLDSSL
- the rplU gene encoding 50S ribosomal protein L21, yielding MFAIVETGGKQFRVEEGRSLRVAKLDAQAGSEITLDKILLVGTGADVKIGQPFVDGAAVTCEVVEHGRDKKIIIFKKKRRKDYRRTQGHRQDFTTLKVKSIQA
- a CDS encoding hybrid sensor histidine kinase/response regulator — translated: MKSVLTLRWRHPDQKRLLVMLVCLVVGTVGLMGIEVYRFLSIDEHQQQLRIDQRHLELVQSLRFDLGAARLALSRLPGESDPSVAKGLSVEADRRLLRAKGLLVLMHQGGALRVKGESAGAVPISLPEPMPPEFLATAAPLVPMVQGILDASTNLTARTATSATFDPVTAVRVESLFIQADATAQAVAQRIAESISGHIDDHQTRANRALVGRLAVGALLLAVMSGLCLRSMAAVGGLLEERVRDAEAVVEANAGMERILEALPVGIAILGQDRTIRRVNLAATNLLDIEPGWFFERRIPWDMFCEETETSENGPRVEFEHEVRMHAMQGRTLDVIKSSIPVILKGETLILEVFMDVTQRKQAENALLQEKSRLESLLAGIDEGVALSDEDGSVIEVNASLCRILGLDRQRLLGAKVWDLFPGGVLGDELDEGLRSLRHDPRTRLREIQLESFRDMALVVRMQPVLGKDAFGGMIVSVIEVTEIVDARRRAEAASQAKSMFLANMSHEIRTPMNAIVGHGELLSHTALDPGQAECVQSIRVCAESLLVIINDILDFSKIEAGMMRIVPEDVDLAAMLERLRTMFGEQAHQKGLVLRLTTTGLPATVRTDQGRLVQVLVNLVGNAVKFTERGSVEITVSAEPVRGGRASVHFFVRDTGIGISADRQKDIFTSFEQVDGSLTRQYGGTGLGLTIANNLVRLLGGAGISVHSLPGQGSTFSFVLPLDVPAIVMPRVQGLPQDVAGEGVYVEVRVMAVEDNAFNRSLLKKMLGTLGVTRVTMAENGQEAVDALAGGQVFDIILMDIQMPVLDGLDATRAIRAMGQEVPIIALTAHVLESDQQKSREAGMNGHLPKPYSLKDLRDTLAKWCG
- a CDS encoding ComF family protein — protein: MVGGLAVTAGRCLDALACLTGRRCQLCAAVLDDPRDYPLCPECASELAPRRGGHCPLCGTCFADPGSPVYRCLACRMSPPPWSGLAFHGPYDGHLKELVHRHKFGHELGLGRLLSFLTRQAWELRGMGRPDVIVPVPMLPGHVLRRGFNQSAELARMLGRAMALRPLTHALVKTRETRTQSSLGRAARRGNVAGAFAASPEVRGRHVLIVDDVMTTGATMTACARACLDAGAAKVDVFVLARAL